Proteins co-encoded in one Prescottella sp. R16 genomic window:
- a CDS encoding RES family NAD+ phosphorylase: protein MPPPLPRPPHVADLRAHDITDDEYLDLQPDAVIWRVHRTRGGHVLAWNRLRTFGPLLRFDPHPRPLRDHPRHGVWYGAADVPGALAETFQGTRVVDRTAGAPYLTGLRFTRTLRLLDLGGFGDGRWPTRVGGNFALATTTHGLAQQWARTIRAAHPDLDGLAYRGRFSGGLCVALFPPATGAFPAAPQLSLPLEHPALASRLAGAADRIGYGVV, encoded by the coding sequence ATGCCCCCACCCCTGCCGCGGCCCCCGCACGTCGCCGACCTGCGTGCCCACGACATCACCGACGACGAATACCTGGACCTGCAGCCGGACGCCGTGATCTGGCGGGTCCACCGCACCCGCGGCGGGCACGTGCTCGCCTGGAATCGGCTGCGGACGTTCGGTCCGCTGCTCCGCTTCGATCCGCATCCCCGCCCGCTGCGGGACCATCCCCGGCACGGTGTCTGGTACGGGGCCGCCGACGTACCCGGTGCCCTGGCCGAAACCTTCCAGGGGACGCGGGTCGTCGACCGCACCGCCGGGGCGCCCTATCTGACGGGGCTGCGTTTCACGCGGACCCTGCGCCTGCTCGACCTCGGCGGTTTCGGGGACGGCCGCTGGCCGACCCGGGTCGGGGGGAACTTCGCGCTCGCCACCACCACGCACGGCCTCGCCCAGCAGTGGGCGCGCACCATCCGCGCCGCGCACCCCGACCTCGACGGCCTCGCCTACCGCGGCCGGTTCTCGGGCGGACTGTGCGTGGCCCTGTTCCCGCCCGCGACCGGCGCGTTCCCGGCGGCACCGCAGCTGTCGCTGCCGCTCGAGCACCCCGCGCTCGCGTCCCGGCTGGCCGGGGCCGCGGACCGGATCGGCTACGGCGTCGTCTGA
- a CDS encoding DNA-binding protein: protein MTSVEDRYLTGELDFEAAAARALGASAIDRALLVPILRALEEAAHPTAALNAHDAALLDAAGAPDTPMVFAAAAADRQARMRDLWDDALTVDAAAARLGVSPSRIRQRAGDRTLWAVKRGHRLLLPAIQFTEGGQIPGLDTVLSALPADLHPLSVHGLLTTAQPELRIGGSEASIVEWLAGGGAVESAMTVVDAYLWA, encoded by the coding sequence GTGACCAGTGTGGAGGACCGGTACCTGACCGGTGAGCTCGACTTCGAGGCCGCGGCGGCGCGGGCGCTCGGCGCCTCGGCGATCGACCGCGCACTCCTCGTCCCGATCCTGCGGGCCCTCGAGGAGGCCGCGCACCCCACCGCGGCGCTCAACGCCCACGACGCCGCCCTGCTCGATGCGGCCGGGGCCCCGGACACGCCGATGGTGTTCGCCGCCGCCGCCGCGGATCGGCAGGCCCGGATGCGGGACCTGTGGGACGACGCGCTGACCGTCGATGCCGCCGCCGCGCGTCTCGGGGTGTCCCCGTCGCGGATCCGGCAGCGGGCCGGGGACCGGACCCTGTGGGCGGTCAAGCGCGGGCACCGACTGCTGTTGCCGGCGATCCAGTTCACCGAGGGCGGCCAGATTCCGGGCCTGGACACCGTCCTGTCCGCGCTGCCCGCGGACCTGCATCCGCTGTCGGTGCACGGTCTGCTCACCACCGCGCAACCGGAGTTGCGGATCGGCGGCAGCGAGGCGTCGATCGTCGAATGGCTGGCCGGTGGCGGTGCCGTGGAGAGTGCGATGACCGTCGTCGACGCCTACCTGTGGGCGTGA
- a CDS encoding alpha/beta hydrolase — MQFTSEQFASQASSNDGVVERTFTVGDVTGILWSPASGPDGAPLLLSGHSGGMHKRAPGLVAAALHAVTTGGFTVAAIDAPGNGDRPRADRDQQWAEEIRRARAAGENIAPIVVDYNLSLAQRAVPEWQATLDALQALPGIGADTPVGYGGVTLGVTTGLLLAAVEPRIAAVSFGGVIVSDSLLEAAGKITVPVEYRIPWDDEYIDRTAAIALFDAFASTDKTLHAHPGSHFQVPEHERDGATRFFTRHLG; from the coding sequence ATGCAGTTCACTTCCGAACAGTTCGCTTCGCAGGCATCGTCGAACGACGGTGTCGTCGAACGCACCTTCACCGTCGGTGACGTCACCGGCATCCTCTGGTCACCCGCCTCCGGCCCCGACGGCGCACCACTGCTGCTGTCCGGGCATTCCGGCGGCATGCACAAGCGGGCACCCGGCCTGGTGGCCGCCGCCCTCCACGCCGTCACCACCGGCGGATTCACCGTCGCCGCGATCGACGCCCCCGGCAACGGGGACCGCCCCCGCGCCGACCGGGACCAGCAGTGGGCGGAGGAGATCCGTCGAGCCCGGGCGGCCGGCGAGAACATCGCCCCGATCGTCGTCGACTACAACCTGTCGCTGGCGCAGCGGGCCGTCCCCGAATGGCAGGCCACCCTCGACGCCCTGCAAGCCCTCCCCGGGATCGGCGCCGACACCCCCGTCGGCTACGGCGGTGTCACATTGGGTGTCACCACCGGCCTGCTGCTGGCGGCCGTCGAACCACGGATCGCGGCCGTGAGCTTCGGCGGGGTGATCGTGTCCGACTCCCTGCTCGAGGCAGCCGGGAAGATCACCGTCCCGGTCGAGTACCGGATTCCGTGGGATGACGAGTACATCGACCGCACCGCCGCGATCGCCCTGTTCGACGCGTTCGCCTCGACGGACAAAACGCTGCACGCGCATCCGGGCAGCCACTTCCAGGTGCCCGAACACGAGCGGGACGGCGCGACCAGGTTCTTCACCCGACATCTCGGGTAG
- a CDS encoding VOC family protein yields MAITFENVGIAVRDLDATIAFFTDLGLTVVGRDTVRGEWADTAVGLDGNHARIAMLATPDGLGRLELFEYLHPEAIETDPTRPNEIGMHRVAFSVDDLDDALAVAARHGCHPLRGVATYQDVYKLTYVRGPSGIIVMLAEDLRKDAARSTRDVG; encoded by the coding sequence ATGGCCATCACATTCGAGAATGTCGGCATCGCGGTCCGTGATCTCGATGCGACGATCGCGTTCTTCACCGATCTGGGTTTGACGGTGGTCGGCCGGGACACGGTCCGTGGTGAGTGGGCGGACACGGCGGTCGGCCTGGACGGCAACCATGCCCGTATCGCGATGTTGGCGACGCCGGACGGTCTCGGTCGTCTCGAGTTGTTCGAATATCTCCACCCCGAGGCGATCGAGACGGACCCCACCCGCCCCAACGAGATCGGTATGCACCGGGTCGCCTTCTCCGTCGACGACCTCGACGACGCCCTGGCGGTCGCCGCGCGGCACGGCTGTCACCCGTTGCGGGGTGTGGCGACCTACCAGGACGTCTACAAGCTCACCTACGTCCGCGGCCCCAGCGGCATCATCGTGATGCTCGCCGAGGACCTACGCAAGGATGCCGCCCGCTCTACCCGAGATGTCGGGTGA
- a CDS encoding ABC-three component system protein, translating to MALATQPNASSGVPELIDFPVPVVSGSPAPALRGSPVPPAHRIYFYSPDEWEVFITEWATGVAVSYRQIKQLGGSGDRGVDVAAFKTDRGLEDAWDCFQAKHYDGSLTMSDAFPEILKIFHGVVDAFYRLPDRYVFVAPRGCGPTLNRLLSKPTELRKKFLELLDAGSAATRLYDEQALQSIRELAESSDFSIFQSLELNEMLDVHRKTPYYADRFGTSLPVRPPVGQTPEAPASSEATYVKKLVDVYNEQDPASCSNVDSVAAHAKYGAQLQRQREAFYSAEALRLYARDSVPEGTFELLQDDVYTGVIDTAEANHPSGLDRLRAVLTQSSQLDLGAHALISVSKLQDRQGICHQLANADKLTWVAADE from the coding sequence GTGGCCCTGGCGACCCAGCCGAACGCAAGCAGCGGCGTCCCCGAACTCATCGACTTTCCTGTCCCCGTCGTGTCGGGCTCTCCAGCCCCAGCGCTCCGTGGATCGCCCGTGCCCCCGGCCCACCGCATCTACTTCTATTCGCCGGACGAATGGGAAGTCTTCATCACCGAGTGGGCAACCGGAGTCGCCGTCTCGTATCGACAGATCAAGCAGCTCGGAGGTTCCGGAGACCGGGGCGTGGACGTCGCCGCGTTCAAGACCGACCGTGGCCTTGAAGACGCATGGGACTGTTTCCAGGCCAAGCATTACGACGGATCACTCACCATGTCAGACGCATTCCCCGAAATTTTGAAGATCTTCCACGGCGTTGTAGATGCCTTCTATCGTCTTCCAGATCGATACGTGTTCGTCGCACCGCGGGGGTGCGGTCCCACGCTCAATCGTCTCCTCAGTAAGCCCACGGAGCTTCGAAAGAAGTTCCTCGAATTGCTCGATGCCGGAAGTGCCGCTACGCGGCTGTACGACGAACAAGCGCTGCAATCCATCCGTGAACTCGCCGAATCCTCGGACTTCTCGATCTTCCAGTCGCTTGAGCTCAACGAGATGCTCGACGTACACCGCAAGACCCCGTACTACGCCGACAGGTTCGGGACATCCCTACCTGTACGGCCTCCCGTCGGACAGACCCCGGAGGCCCCTGCGTCGAGCGAAGCGACCTATGTCAAGAAACTCGTGGACGTCTACAACGAGCAGGACCCCGCATCCTGCTCCAATGTCGACTCAGTTGCCGCACACGCTAAATACGGCGCGCAACTCCAGAGGCAACGGGAGGCGTTCTACTCCGCTGAGGCGCTGCGCCTGTACGCCAGGGACTCTGTGCCCGAAGGCACGTTCGAGCTGCTCCAAGACGACGTCTACACCGGTGTAATCGATACGGCAGAAGCGAACCACCCCAGCGGTCTTGACCGACTCCGAGCAGTCCTCACGCAATCTAGCCAACTCGACCTGGGCGCCCACGCACTCATCTCGGTCTCAAAGCTCCAGGACCGTCAAGGCATCTGCCACCAGCTCGCCAATGCCGACAAACTGACGTGGGTGGCCGCTGATGAGTAA
- a CDS encoding ABC-three component system middle component 2 — MSNPLNSPLEAGMRVLMILVEVFPAHLDINRLMLLDHGLLHSADLNGPESLHPPIPIRIGELGVKRQHIEDGLHVMIRAGLAEMSAADSGIEFWANESSESFLNLLESDYAHALHDRARWVVEELGTVDDASLRERMREISSHWSEEFEVMQHESGNDI, encoded by the coding sequence ATGAGTAACCCCCTCAACAGCCCCCTTGAAGCGGGGATGCGTGTCCTGATGATCCTGGTCGAAGTCTTTCCCGCGCATCTCGATATCAACCGACTGATGCTCCTCGACCACGGCCTGCTCCACAGTGCGGACCTCAACGGCCCCGAGAGTCTCCACCCGCCGATCCCAATACGAATCGGCGAACTCGGGGTGAAACGACAGCACATCGAGGATGGTCTCCACGTTATGATCCGGGCGGGCCTCGCCGAGATGTCCGCTGCGGACAGCGGTATCGAGTTCTGGGCCAACGAGAGTTCCGAGAGCTTCCTGAACCTGCTTGAAAGTGACTACGCGCACGCCCTGCACGACCGTGCGCGCTGGGTCGTCGAAGAACTCGGCACCGTTGATGATGCAAGCCTGCGAGAGCGCATGCGAGAGATCTCCTCGCACTGGTCAGAAGAGTTCGAGGTCATGCAACACGAGAGCGGGAACGACATCTGA
- a CDS encoding AAA family ATPase, translating into MGRLTLSHLTFTGTNVTPASVDFSPHVTVIHGPSDTGKSFIVDAIDFVLGAKKLKEIPEREGYSRVLLGLELPTGERVTLARSVDGGAVSLYRADVRVEPSTPPDETLAAKHNAANTKNVSRFLLDQIGLDEKQVRKNARNETHMLSFRDLTRLCLIGETEIQAEEAPGLSGNPVNKTKEVSVLKLLLAGEDDSALTAVPSTQEQKRLRGARQEVVERMISQLESQLQDVAEPAELKTQLGKLNRTIDEHSTMIGGLTGQRGQLLLKHNKLQSADSAQRSEYSDAAALRQRFTLLQKQYENDLARLEMIAEAGNLLGYFRRGTCVFCGAEPASQHLNLDCEGDTTSFGVSVDSESRKTRGLLDDLHVTIESLDARTEILRASITTTRQDALALQKNIEKLDAKMNPEKGNLRDLLSKRSEIEKHLGLYEQAKSLEEMIRRIADETEAEVATAVAGLSLTAAREFSTEISKRLAEWGYPSAASVRYDRNELDIIAGDQQRSAHGKGVRAVLHAAFTIALAQYCFDRELPHPGFVVLDSPLVTYRPPDKSTEAGEEPPEVVVRAFYRDIQDNFDGQIIVMENTDPLDPLGSESLDIRFTKHLDVGRYGFLPVVATDGTSDTLAIEG; encoded by the coding sequence ATGGGACGACTCACGCTTTCGCACCTGACTTTCACCGGCACCAATGTGACTCCGGCCTCGGTCGATTTCAGCCCGCACGTCACCGTCATCCACGGTCCCTCGGACACGGGCAAATCGTTCATCGTCGACGCGATCGACTTCGTCCTCGGCGCCAAGAAACTCAAAGAGATACCCGAGCGAGAGGGATACAGTCGCGTCCTACTCGGCCTCGAACTCCCCACCGGGGAGCGGGTCACGCTTGCACGCTCGGTGGACGGCGGCGCAGTCTCCCTCTACCGAGCAGACGTCCGCGTCGAACCCTCGACACCACCGGACGAGACGCTCGCTGCGAAGCACAACGCGGCGAACACGAAGAACGTCTCCAGGTTCCTCCTCGACCAGATCGGCCTGGACGAGAAGCAGGTGAGGAAGAATGCGCGGAACGAAACCCACATGCTCAGCTTCCGCGACCTCACCCGCCTGTGCCTCATCGGCGAGACAGAGATACAGGCGGAAGAAGCCCCCGGCCTCAGCGGTAACCCGGTCAACAAGACCAAGGAAGTCTCGGTCCTCAAGCTCCTCCTCGCGGGCGAAGACGACTCTGCGCTGACTGCGGTTCCCTCGACGCAAGAGCAGAAGCGCCTACGCGGAGCTCGGCAGGAAGTGGTCGAGAGGATGATCAGCCAACTCGAATCGCAACTCCAAGACGTCGCTGAACCGGCAGAACTCAAGACGCAGCTCGGCAAACTCAACCGCACAATTGACGAGCACAGCACGATGATCGGGGGCCTCACGGGACAGCGCGGCCAACTCCTCTTGAAGCACAACAAACTTCAATCGGCGGACAGTGCCCAGCGGTCGGAATACTCGGATGCGGCGGCGCTCCGCCAGCGGTTCACTCTCTTGCAGAAGCAGTACGAGAACGATTTGGCACGCCTCGAAATGATCGCGGAGGCCGGGAACCTGCTTGGGTACTTCCGACGCGGGACCTGCGTCTTCTGCGGTGCGGAACCGGCCAGTCAACATCTCAATCTGGACTGCGAGGGAGACACGACCAGCTTTGGTGTCTCCGTAGACTCCGAGTCCCGGAAGACTCGGGGCCTTCTCGATGACCTCCACGTGACGATTGAAAGCCTCGACGCGCGAACCGAGATCCTTCGCGCATCCATCACAACGACGCGTCAAGACGCCCTGGCATTGCAGAAGAACATCGAGAAGCTCGACGCCAAAATGAACCCTGAGAAGGGGAACCTCCGAGACCTTCTTTCCAAGCGCAGTGAGATCGAGAAGCACCTTGGCCTCTACGAGCAGGCCAAGTCCCTTGAGGAGATGATTCGAAGGATCGCCGACGAGACTGAGGCTGAAGTTGCAACTGCGGTCGCGGGGCTGAGCCTCACCGCAGCACGAGAGTTCTCGACCGAGATCTCCAAGCGCCTCGCCGAGTGGGGCTATCCGTCCGCAGCGTCCGTCCGTTACGACCGAAACGAACTCGACATCATCGCCGGCGATCAACAGCGCTCGGCACACGGCAAGGGGGTACGCGCGGTCCTCCATGCTGCCTTCACGATCGCGCTTGCCCAATACTGCTTTGACCGGGAACTGCCACACCCGGGATTCGTCGTCCTCGACTCTCCCCTCGTCACATATCGGCCGCCAGACAAGTCCACAGAGGCGGGTGAGGAGCCTCCTGAAGTCGTTGTGCGGGCCTTCTACCGTGACATCCAGGATAACTTTGATGGTCAGATCATCGTCATGGAGAACACCGACCCGCTGGACCCGCTCGGGTCCGAATCGCTCGATATCCGTTTCACAAAGCACCTCGACGTGGGGAGATACGGGTTCCTGCCTGTTGTCGCTACCGATGGGACATCAGACACCCTGGCGATTGAAGGCTGA
- a CDS encoding zeta toxin family protein → MRRLDLVVGPNGAGKSTFIEQRLAPLLPGSVFVNADVIAKQRWPDAPEEHSYEAARIAATIRDTLVDQGESFIAETVFSHPSKLELIDRARTAGYVIVLHVVLVPADLTVARVAERVVEGGHRVPENKIRERFTRLWPLVVDAIGRVDHATVYDNTAADITRIVARYVDGDPVGDITWPAWTPTDLTGA, encoded by the coding sequence GTGAGACGACTCGACCTCGTCGTCGGCCCCAACGGCGCCGGCAAGTCCACGTTCATCGAACAACGTCTCGCACCACTGCTCCCGGGCAGTGTGTTCGTCAACGCCGACGTCATCGCGAAACAACGGTGGCCCGACGCCCCCGAGGAACACTCCTACGAGGCGGCCCGCATCGCCGCCACCATCCGCGACACCCTCGTCGACCAGGGGGAGTCGTTCATCGCCGAAACCGTGTTCTCGCACCCGTCGAAACTCGAACTCATCGACCGGGCCCGCACCGCCGGCTACGTCATCGTGCTGCACGTGGTCCTCGTCCCCGCCGACCTGACCGTCGCCCGCGTCGCCGAACGCGTCGTCGAAGGCGGCCACCGCGTCCCCGAAAACAAGATCCGGGAACGCTTCACCCGCCTGTGGCCCCTGGTCGTCGACGCCATCGGCCGCGTCGACCACGCCACCGTCTACGACAACACCGCCGCCGACATCACCCGCATCGTCGCCCGCTACGTCGACGGCGACCCCGTCGGCGACATCACCTGGCCCGCCTGGACTCCCACCGACCTCACCGGGGCCTGA
- a CDS encoding cold-shock protein: MGDTTGTVREWNDLEGWGVIDSPATPGGCWVFFSAIVSEGYRTLPVGGTVTFDWEQVTDQDGYRYRATRVERPR, encoded by the coding sequence GTGGGCGACACGACGGGCACGGTGCGGGAGTGGAACGACCTGGAGGGCTGGGGTGTGATCGATTCTCCGGCGACCCCGGGCGGATGCTGGGTGTTCTTCAGTGCAATCGTCAGCGAGGGCTACCGCACCTTGCCGGTGGGCGGCACCGTCACCTTCGACTGGGAGCAGGTGACGGACCAGGACGGCTACCGGTATCGGGCCACCCGCGTGGAGCGGCCGCGTTGA
- a CDS encoding N-acetyltransferase, producing the protein MESVATLTARDAGELLTLQRAAYVTEAQAHDDPILPPLTQTLTELVDELSDPAVAATGLRDTNGRLVAAVRVQTRADIGAVDIGRLIVAPDRQGRGLGTRLLSHVERGLSEPVTVLRLFTGEHSAGNLRLYRRLGFQETHRTPTPAGYALVHLAKTITTPDGPVA; encoded by the coding sequence ATGGAATCGGTTGCCACCTTGACTGCGCGCGACGCGGGCGAACTGTTGACCCTGCAGCGCGCCGCCTACGTCACGGAAGCCCAGGCACACGACGATCCGATCCTGCCGCCGCTCACCCAGACACTGACCGAACTCGTCGACGAGTTGTCCGATCCGGCCGTGGCCGCCACCGGCCTACGCGACACGAACGGACGCCTGGTCGCGGCGGTACGCGTGCAGACCCGGGCCGACATCGGGGCCGTAGACATCGGCCGGCTGATCGTCGCCCCGGACCGGCAAGGTCGCGGCTTGGGCACACGGTTGCTGTCCCACGTGGAGCGTGGACTTTCCGAACCGGTGACCGTGCTGCGACTGTTCACCGGAGAACACAGCGCCGGAAACCTTCGCCTCTACCGCCGGCTCGGTTTCCAGGAAACCCACCGCACGCCCACACCGGCCGGCTATGCGCTCGTCCACCTCGCGAAAACGATCACCACCCCCGACGGTCCGGTGGCCTGA
- a CDS encoding maleylpyruvate isomerase family mycothiol-dependent enzyme, producing the protein MITDDDLQHLDAATTLFETVLGRDNLDGARPSLCPGWSTRDVVNHVLGGAIRYAHYFTGADPAEIAWTRTAEIAGDDPIGTHRRLAAVLRGEFDAHRDDGIVLPHPIRAVDAPTLLVMRVQELVLHTWDIAAATDPDVVLEASLCRFLLDRGEPVRTILRSADALDPATTPADDSLTAQVLAAWGRG; encoded by the coding sequence ATGATCACCGACGACGATCTGCAGCATCTCGACGCCGCCACGACCCTGTTCGAGACGGTACTGGGCAGAGACAATCTGGACGGTGCGCGGCCGAGTCTCTGCCCCGGATGGAGTACCCGGGATGTCGTGAATCATGTTCTCGGCGGGGCGATCCGGTATGCGCACTACTTCACCGGCGCCGATCCGGCGGAGATCGCGTGGACCCGGACCGCGGAGATCGCCGGCGACGACCCGATCGGGACACACCGCAGGCTGGCGGCCGTGCTGCGCGGCGAGTTCGACGCACACCGCGACGACGGCATCGTCCTGCCCCACCCGATCCGGGCCGTCGACGCCCCGACCCTGCTGGTGATGCGGGTGCAGGAACTCGTGCTCCACACCTGGGACATCGCCGCCGCCACCGACCCGGATGTCGTACTCGAGGCGTCGCTCTGCCGATTCCTGCTCGACCGCGGCGAACCGGTGCGCACGATCCTGCGCTCGGCCGACGCCCTCGACCCGGCAACAACACCCGCGGACGACAGTCTCACCGCACAGGTCCTCGCCGCGTGGGGCCGCGGCTGA
- a CDS encoding MerR family transcriptional regulator, producing MRPVDLAREHGLSAQAVRNYEDAGILPPADRSDTGYRLYTPVHAQALRTFLTLRRGHGYRDAAAIMRAVHGGETETVFRLVDAAHVALAADRETRTEVASALGALSGPVPAPVGSFTVGELAHRLGVHAATLRAWETEGILRPGRDRATGYRVYGPETVRDAEIARQLRRGGYPLPRVARFLDTVRGAGGTDELDRFLRTWQERITTRGRNLVAGAAHLDEYLVMCEKDGTR from the coding sequence GTGCGTCCGGTCGATCTGGCCCGCGAACACGGGCTGTCCGCGCAGGCGGTCCGCAACTACGAGGACGCGGGGATTCTGCCGCCCGCCGACCGCAGCGACACCGGCTACCGGCTCTACACCCCCGTCCACGCGCAGGCGCTGCGCACGTTCCTGACGTTGCGGCGCGGCCACGGATATCGGGATGCGGCCGCGATCATGCGGGCCGTCCACGGCGGCGAGACGGAGACGGTGTTCCGGCTCGTCGACGCCGCTCATGTGGCGCTCGCCGCCGACCGCGAGACCCGCACCGAGGTGGCGTCCGCGCTCGGCGCCCTGTCCGGGCCGGTGCCGGCTCCGGTCGGGTCGTTCACGGTCGGGGAACTCGCCCACCGGCTCGGGGTGCACGCGGCGACGCTGCGCGCCTGGGAAACCGAGGGCATTCTGCGTCCCGGACGGGACCGGGCCACCGGCTACCGCGTCTACGGGCCCGAGACGGTGCGGGACGCCGAGATCGCCCGGCAACTGCGCCGCGGCGGATACCCGTTACCGCGGGTGGCCCGGTTCCTCGACACGGTGCGCGGTGCCGGCGGCACCGACGAACTGGACCGGTTCCTGCGGACCTGGCAGGAGCGGATCACGACACGCGGACGGAACCTCGTCGCCGGGGCCGCACACCTGGACGAGTATCTGGTGATGTGCGAAAAGGACGGGACCCGATGA
- a CDS encoding erythromycin esterase family protein, whose translation MTLSLSTLARPFGTPTDLARTVDALLAARPEPPTLFGLGEPTHGIAAFPALRGDLLAHLVDRGFRSIALEIDWFAASVVDDYVTGGAGDLDAVLASGFSHGFGAIHGNRDLVTWLRDHNTGRPTGEQVRFHGFDAPVEYAAAPSPRPFLAAVVDRLPAPVRPISADDLDVLAGDDADWSNPDAMYDAAASIGGSERARALRIVADDLADAVHRAGTSLHDHSGAAAHARTAHGLLRYHAAMAAPGDDRIASLLAVRAEMMAENLLAIAAQEVRRGPTLVFAHNAHLQRSRPDRSTGHENAGTRVARVLGDRYLMVATDAAVHPEAGTLQGMLAAATDRRTLFPAADLHDALPSTLRAGTPLVPGHIPLDADAVAGADAVVFVTDTDGHRQQYW comes from the coding sequence ATGACGCTGTCGCTGTCCACTCTCGCCCGCCCGTTCGGCACCCCCACCGATCTGGCCCGCACCGTCGATGCCCTCCTCGCCGCCCGCCCCGAGCCGCCGACCCTGTTCGGGTTGGGGGAGCCGACCCACGGGATCGCCGCTTTTCCGGCCCTGCGAGGCGATCTGCTCGCGCATCTGGTGGATCGCGGGTTCCGGTCGATCGCCCTCGAAATCGACTGGTTCGCCGCATCCGTCGTCGACGACTACGTCACCGGGGGAGCCGGCGATCTCGACGCCGTCCTCGCGTCCGGGTTCAGTCACGGATTCGGTGCGATCCACGGCAACCGGGACCTCGTGACGTGGCTCCGGGACCACAACACGGGACGCCCCACCGGTGAGCAGGTCCGGTTCCACGGCTTCGACGCGCCGGTGGAGTACGCGGCCGCCCCGAGTCCCCGACCTTTCCTGGCCGCCGTCGTCGACCGGTTGCCGGCACCGGTGCGTCCGATATCCGCAGACGATCTCGATGTTCTCGCCGGAGACGACGCCGACTGGTCGAATCCGGACGCCATGTACGACGCGGCCGCCTCGATCGGCGGTAGCGAACGGGCCCGGGCGCTACGCATCGTCGCCGACGACCTGGCCGACGCCGTCCACCGGGCCGGCACGAGCCTGCACGACCACTCCGGGGCGGCCGCGCATGCCCGCACCGCACACGGTCTGCTGCGCTATCACGCGGCCATGGCCGCCCCCGGCGACGACCGCATCGCCTCACTGCTCGCGGTGCGGGCGGAGATGATGGCCGAGAACCTGCTCGCCATCGCCGCCCAGGAGGTTCGACGCGGCCCGACGCTGGTGTTCGCGCACAACGCCCACCTGCAGCGCAGCCGACCCGACCGGTCCACTGGCCACGAGAATGCCGGTACCCGCGTCGCCCGCGTGCTCGGTGACCGGTATCTGATGGTCGCCACCGATGCCGCCGTACATCCCGAAGCGGGCACCCTGCAGGGCATGCTCGCGGCCGCCACCGATCGCCGCACCCTGTTCCCGGCCGCAGACCTGCACGATGCCCTACCCTCGACGCTCCGGGCCGGCACCCCGCTCGTCCCCGGCCACATCCCCCTCGATGCGGACGCCGTCGCCGGCGCCGACGCGGTCGTATTCGTCACCGACACCGACGGGCACCGGCAGCAATACTGGTGA